The following proteins are co-located in the Microbacterium sp. SORGH_AS_0888 genome:
- a CDS encoding SDR family oxidoreductase, which translates to MSGLDGRVAIVTGGATKIGRGVVDALRAEGATVVVADIDEQGLAALPADVDARRIDITDDVQLERLVSDTVSRHGGIDIVVNLAATYLDNGADTSRADWLTALDVNLVSAVRVVAVARPHLASSAHAAVINFTSISAKVAQTGRWVYPTSKAAIVELTRAMALDLQPDGIRVNSVSPGWTWSNIMDGLSGGDLAKTDRVAAPFHILGRVGRPDEVGNVVAFLASDLASGVTGADWAVDGGYSALGPEQKDPTIPLLAAE; encoded by the coding sequence ATGAGCGGACTGGACGGACGGGTCGCGATCGTCACCGGAGGGGCGACGAAGATCGGTCGCGGCGTCGTGGACGCCCTCCGCGCAGAGGGTGCCACGGTCGTCGTGGCCGACATCGACGAGCAGGGGCTCGCCGCTCTGCCCGCGGACGTCGACGCGCGGCGGATCGACATCACGGACGACGTGCAGCTGGAGCGGCTCGTCTCGGACACGGTGTCGCGCCACGGCGGCATCGACATCGTCGTGAACCTCGCCGCGACCTATCTCGACAACGGCGCCGACACGTCGCGGGCCGACTGGCTGACGGCGCTGGACGTGAACCTCGTCAGCGCCGTGCGCGTCGTCGCCGTGGCCCGCCCCCACCTCGCGTCGTCCGCCCACGCTGCCGTGATCAACTTCACCTCCATCTCGGCCAAGGTCGCGCAGACCGGCCGGTGGGTGTATCCCACGAGCAAGGCGGCGATCGTCGAGCTCACCCGCGCGATGGCGTTGGACCTGCAGCCGGACGGCATCCGGGTGAACTCGGTGAGCCCCGGATGGACGTGGTCGAACATCATGGACGGTCTCAGCGGCGGGGACCTCGCGAAGACCGACCGGGTCGCCGCGCCCTTCCACATCCTCGGCCGGGTCGGACGCCCCGACGAGGTCGGGAACGTCGTGGCGTTCCTCGCGAGCGACCTGGCCAGCGGCGTCACGGGCGCCGACTGGGCCGTCGACGGCGGCTATTCCGCCCTCGGCCCGGAGCAGAAAGACCCCACCATCCCTCTCCTCGCGGCCGAGTGA
- a CDS encoding AraC family transcriptional regulator, translating into MLATRQGVRAGDVDEANDLIANLFCAHTLVPLEQGVQLTLRSAHAGPVGLELLNYGEGVRISPVGLGEFHLVQIPLRGRARMRVGGTVVESSPQRATVPPIDRDFVMEWKDDTPHLIVYVDREELLRVASVMWSIEDPSRLRLAPGLELGTPAGQAFLRSVLELHDVLDAPNAPNGELSRKLAAELMVSRLLLAVDSSVARSLESWQAPATSHSSDQTYRRFVAAAEQSPIEDLTPLEIARMLGMPLRTLQEHVHRASGSTPSVLLREMRFRRAHERLRGSDPSRTTVTAIAEACGFGHLGRFAGEYKLRFGESPAETLRR; encoded by the coding sequence GTGCTCGCGACCCGTCAGGGCGTCCGCGCGGGCGACGTCGACGAGGCGAACGACCTCATCGCGAACCTGTTCTGCGCGCATACGCTCGTGCCCCTGGAGCAGGGCGTGCAGCTGACCCTGCGCTCGGCGCACGCCGGTCCCGTCGGGCTGGAGCTGCTCAACTACGGCGAGGGGGTGCGCATCTCCCCCGTCGGCCTCGGCGAGTTCCATCTGGTGCAGATCCCGCTGCGCGGTCGCGCTCGCATGCGCGTGGGGGGCACGGTCGTCGAGTCGTCGCCGCAGCGGGCCACGGTGCCCCCGATCGACCGCGACTTCGTGATGGAGTGGAAGGACGACACCCCCCACCTCATCGTCTACGTCGACCGCGAGGAACTGCTGCGGGTCGCCTCCGTGATGTGGAGCATCGAGGATCCCTCACGCCTGCGACTCGCACCGGGACTCGAGCTGGGCACACCCGCCGGGCAGGCCTTCCTCCGTTCCGTCCTCGAGCTCCACGACGTCCTCGATGCGCCGAACGCACCCAACGGCGAGCTGTCGCGCAAGCTGGCCGCCGAGCTCATGGTGAGCCGGCTGCTGCTCGCGGTCGACAGCTCGGTCGCCCGCTCGCTGGAGAGCTGGCAGGCCCCCGCGACCTCCCACAGCAGCGACCAGACCTACCGTCGCTTCGTCGCCGCCGCCGAGCAGTCGCCGATCGAGGATCTCACGCCCCTCGAGATCGCCCGCATGCTGGGGATGCCGTTGCGGACCCTGCAGGAGCACGTGCACCGGGCGTCCGGGTCGACCCCGTCGGTGCTGCTGCGTGAGATGCGCTTCCGTCGTGCCCACGAACGGCTCCGCGGCTCGGATCCGTCGCGGACGACCGTGACCGCCATCGCCGAGGCGTGCGGCTTCGGACATCTCGGACGCTTCGCCGGCGAGTACAAGCTGCGTTTCGGCGAGTCTCCCGCTGAGACGCTGCGGCGCTGA
- a CDS encoding Dps family protein, with amino-acid sequence MTDTQQVQAAAVDPTTAAGTAQFLSPVVLGLEALVVNGKQAHWHVRGANFIGVHELFDTVVSHAQDWADTAAERIVALGLPIDARVQTVAAKAQATAVPAGFTQSDVAIRALIADIDAILVDVQAAIDGLDEIDLSSQDVAIEIKRGLDKDRWFLFAHLAA; translated from the coding sequence ATGACAGACACCCAGCAGGTTCAGGCGGCGGCGGTCGACCCCACGACGGCGGCGGGCACGGCCCAGTTCCTCTCGCCGGTCGTGCTCGGTCTCGAGGCTCTCGTCGTCAACGGCAAGCAGGCGCACTGGCACGTGCGCGGCGCGAACTTCATCGGCGTGCACGAGCTGTTCGACACCGTGGTCTCGCACGCGCAGGACTGGGCCGACACCGCGGCTGAGCGCATCGTTGCCCTGGGCCTCCCGATCGACGCCCGCGTGCAGACGGTCGCCGCGAAGGCGCAGGCCACGGCGGTCCCCGCCGGGTTCACGCAGTCGGATGTCGCCATCCGCGCCCTCATCGCCGACATCGACGCCATCCTCGTCGACGTGCAGGCCGCGATCGACGGGCTCGACGAGATCGACCTCTCGAGCCAGGACGTCGCGATCGAGATCAAGCGCGGCCTCGACAAGGACCGCTGGTTCCTCTTCGCGCACCTCGCCGCCTGA
- a CDS encoding amidohydrolase: protein MIGERAGTVTGVRIAGPGSELLPDDGPFDVFLENGRIADIAPAGAVRPRGLVLDGAGAWLVPGLWDHHVHVTQWALASQRHELAGAASAVEAAHEMAGAAVLADGRRVGTGYRDALWPDAPSLDVLDAATGDIPTYLVNADVHSAWLNSAALRREGMISPDGVLREEPAFEISRRLNAVDPDTADTLVTAMARRAAARGVVGVVDLDLAWNHEAWERRVARGLDLLRVSYGVYPEHLDAAIAAGLRSGDPLGDGLVRMGPLKIISDGSLGTRTAACTHAHAQGDTGVLTVGPDELAALLTRATGAGLACAVHAIGDVANSSALDAFAVSGAVGTIEHAQLVAHADLARFGRLGVAASVQPEHALDDRALVDALWAAQTALAYPLRSLHAAGADLRFGSDAPVAPLDPWRAIAAAVFRSRDGDSPWHAEETVPLEVALAASTGGGSQNPSTIAVGSPADVVLVDADPTTADEPGLRAMPVRATLLGGRVTHLL from the coding sequence ATGATCGGCGAGAGAGCGGGCACGGTCACGGGCGTGCGCATCGCGGGTCCGGGCAGCGAGCTGCTGCCCGACGACGGTCCGTTCGACGTGTTCCTCGAGAACGGGCGGATCGCGGACATCGCCCCCGCGGGCGCGGTGCGCCCCCGCGGCCTTGTGCTGGACGGGGCGGGGGCGTGGCTGGTCCCCGGTCTCTGGGACCACCACGTGCACGTCACGCAGTGGGCGCTCGCCAGCCAGCGACACGAGCTCGCCGGCGCCGCCTCGGCCGTCGAGGCCGCACACGAGATGGCCGGCGCGGCGGTGCTCGCCGACGGGCGCCGGGTGGGCACCGGCTACCGCGACGCCCTCTGGCCCGATGCCCCCTCGCTCGACGTGCTCGACGCGGCGACCGGCGACATCCCCACCTACCTCGTCAACGCCGACGTCCACAGCGCGTGGCTCAACAGCGCGGCGCTGCGGCGCGAGGGCATGATCTCGCCGGACGGCGTGCTGCGGGAGGAGCCGGCGTTCGAGATCTCCCGGCGCCTCAACGCGGTCGACCCCGACACCGCCGACACGCTCGTGACGGCGATGGCCCGGCGAGCGGCCGCCCGCGGCGTCGTCGGGGTGGTCGATCTCGACCTCGCGTGGAACCACGAGGCGTGGGAACGCCGGGTCGCGCGCGGTCTCGACCTCCTGCGCGTCTCCTACGGCGTCTATCCGGAGCATCTGGATGCGGCGATCGCGGCGGGGCTGCGCTCGGGAGATCCGCTGGGTGACGGCCTCGTCCGCATGGGGCCGCTCAAGATCATCAGCGACGGCTCGCTCGGCACACGGACGGCGGCGTGCACGCACGCCCACGCGCAGGGCGACACGGGCGTGCTCACCGTCGGTCCCGACGAGCTCGCCGCCCTCCTGACGCGCGCGACGGGCGCGGGGCTCGCGTGCGCCGTGCACGCGATCGGGGACGTCGCGAACTCGTCTGCGCTGGACGCCTTCGCCGTCAGCGGCGCGGTCGGCACGATCGAGCACGCCCAGCTGGTCGCGCACGCCGACCTGGCCCGTTTCGGTCGTCTCGGGGTGGCAGCCAGCGTCCAGCCCGAGCACGCGCTGGACGATCGCGCTCTCGTCGACGCCCTCTGGGCGGCTCAGACCGCTCTGGCCTACCCGCTGCGCTCGCTTCACGCGGCGGGCGCGGATCTCCGTTTCGGCTCCGATGCGCCGGTCGCGCCGCTCGATCCATGGCGGGCGATCGCCGCCGCCGTCTTCCGCTCCCGCGACGGCGACAGCCCGTGGCACGCCGAGGAGACCGTGCCCCTCGAGGTCGCGCTGGCCGCGTCGACCGGAGGAGGTTCGCAGAACCCGTCGACCATCGCGGTCGGCTCGCCCGCCGACGTGGTCCTGGTGGATGCCGATCCGACGACCGCGGACGAGCCGGGACTGCGCGCCATGCCGGTGCGTGCGACGCTGCTCGGCGGTCGCGTGACGCACCTGCTCTGA
- a CDS encoding Fpg/Nei family DNA glycosylase — translation MPEGHSVHRIARQFDRNFVGRNVAASSPQGRFAEGASLLDGRELLEARAVGKQMFLGFDGELWLRVHLGLYGAWDFAGEIAVDPTIASANGRMGQTNQRGTILPDETVMDAAGENSLSSIGAPRRARVHVRMSEQTTGLATEDAWPPPIVGQVRLRLLTDLTCADLRGPTACEVQTPDEMLATIARLGPDPLVGDPAEGEERFVAAVRRKGTPIGLLLMDQNVVSGIGNVYRAEMLFRARQNPHTPGRDVPEGVVRELWRDWVRLLRIGVETGQMMTMDDLTPEQWRAAMASRDDRHWVYHRAGLPCRVCGTQIVLEEMAARKLYWCPRCQA, via the coding sequence ATGCCCGAAGGGCATTCCGTCCACCGCATCGCCCGGCAGTTCGACCGCAACTTCGTCGGGCGGAACGTCGCGGCCTCCAGCCCCCAGGGACGCTTCGCGGAAGGCGCCTCGCTGCTCGACGGGCGCGAGCTGCTGGAGGCGCGCGCGGTCGGGAAGCAGATGTTCCTCGGATTCGACGGCGAGCTGTGGCTGCGGGTGCACCTGGGGCTCTACGGCGCGTGGGACTTCGCCGGCGAGATCGCGGTCGATCCCACGATCGCGAGCGCGAACGGGCGCATGGGCCAGACGAACCAGCGCGGCACGATCCTGCCGGATGAGACCGTCATGGACGCTGCCGGCGAGAACTCGCTCTCCTCGATCGGTGCTCCGCGCCGCGCTCGCGTGCACGTGCGGATGTCGGAGCAGACCACCGGCCTCGCCACCGAGGACGCGTGGCCGCCGCCGATCGTCGGGCAGGTGCGCCTGCGCCTCCTCACCGACCTCACCTGCGCCGACCTGCGTGGCCCCACCGCCTGTGAGGTGCAGACCCCGGACGAGATGCTGGCGACGATCGCACGACTCGGGCCGGACCCGCTGGTGGGCGATCCAGCCGAGGGGGAGGAGCGCTTCGTCGCGGCCGTCCGGCGCAAGGGCACGCCCATCGGCCTGCTGCTGATGGACCAGAACGTCGTGAGCGGCATCGGCAACGTGTACCGCGCCGAGATGCTTTTCCGTGCGCGGCAGAACCCGCACACGCCCGGTCGCGACGTGCCCGAGGGCGTGGTGCGCGAGCTCTGGCGGGACTGGGTGCGGCTGCTGAGGATCGGCGTCGAGACCGGTCAGATGATGACGATGGACGACCTGACGCCCGAGCAGTGGCGCGCCGCGATGGCCAGCCGGGACGACCGGCACTGGGTCTATCACCGGGCGGGCCTGCCGTGCCGCGTCTGCGGGACGCAGATCGTGCTCGAGGAGATGGCCGCGCGCAAGCTCTACTGGTGCCCGCGCTGCCAGGCGTGA
- a CDS encoding ribose-5-phosphate isomerase: protein MRIHIATDHAGLEFSTQLQQHLAAQGHDVVDHGPVEYDPVDDYPAFCIRAAQAVVCDQAQGIETLGVVFGGSGNGEQIAANKVQGIRAALVWNISTAELARQHNDANVIAIGARQHTFEEAASFIDRFIATPFSNEERHVRRIAQIADFERDGSLLPDPRAGATQPDVLADESSSFDPEAG from the coding sequence ATGCGCATCCACATCGCGACCGACCACGCCGGTCTGGAGTTCTCCACCCAGCTGCAGCAGCACCTCGCCGCTCAGGGCCACGACGTCGTGGACCACGGACCCGTCGAGTACGATCCCGTCGACGACTACCCGGCCTTCTGCATCCGCGCCGCTCAGGCCGTCGTGTGCGATCAGGCCCAGGGCATCGAGACGCTCGGCGTCGTCTTCGGCGGCTCGGGCAACGGCGAGCAGATCGCCGCGAACAAGGTGCAGGGGATCCGCGCCGCGCTCGTGTGGAACATCTCGACGGCCGAGCTCGCCCGCCAGCACAACGACGCGAACGTGATCGCGATCGGCGCTCGCCAGCACACGTTCGAGGAGGCGGCGTCCTTCATCGACCGCTTCATCGCGACGCCGTTCTCGAACGAGGAGCGGCACGTGCGCCGCATCGCCCAGATCGCCGACTTCGAGCGCGACGGCTCGCTCCTGCCGGACCCCCGGGCCGGGGCGACGCAGCCGGATGTGCTCGCCGACGAGAGCTCGAGCTTCGACCCGGAAGCGGGCTGA